In the Terriglobia bacterium genome, one interval contains:
- a CDS encoding acyl-CoA dehydrogenase family protein, whose protein sequence is MPVFKFKGVDFIEFDSLLTDDERLVRDTARRFIEENLIPIIEECNREGRFPRELVKPMADLGFFGASLKGYGCAGMGNVEYGLVMQELERGDSGVRSFVSVQSALCMYPIYAYGSDAQKEKWLPAMARGEKLGCFGLTEPDFGSNPSGMRTRAVKSGNEYVLNGEKMWITSGSIADIAIVWAKSEEHKDRIKGFLVETNRPGFKASDVHGKWSLRASVTSGLSLQDVRVPLENLLPGSDGLKSPLGCLNQARYGIAWGAIGAAMSCYDTALQYSQVRKQFRDQPIASHQLVQEKLAWMISEITKAQLLALQVGRLKDANKVGHQHISMAKRNNVWMALECARMARDILGANGIADDYPVMRHMMNLESVKTYEGTHDIHALIIGENVTGISAF, encoded by the coding sequence ATGCCCGTTTTTAAGTTCAAGGGCGTGGATTTCATCGAGTTTGATTCCCTGCTCACCGACGACGAGCGTCTGGTGCGTGACACCGCGCGCCGCTTCATCGAAGAAAATCTCATACCGATCATTGAAGAGTGCAACCGTGAAGGCCGCTTCCCGCGCGAACTGGTCAAGCCCATGGCCGATCTCGGCTTTTTTGGAGCCAGCCTGAAAGGTTATGGCTGCGCTGGAATGGGCAACGTGGAATACGGCCTGGTCATGCAGGAGCTGGAACGTGGCGACAGCGGCGTGCGTTCCTTCGTCAGCGTCCAGTCCGCGCTCTGCATGTATCCGATTTACGCCTATGGCAGTGACGCGCAAAAAGAAAAGTGGCTGCCCGCCATGGCCCGTGGAGAAAAGCTTGGCTGCTTCGGCCTCACCGAGCCCGATTTCGGCTCCAACCCCAGCGGCATGCGCACACGCGCCGTGAAGTCCGGCAATGAGTACGTCCTGAACGGCGAAAAAATGTGGATCACCTCAGGCTCCATCGCCGATATCGCCATCGTATGGGCCAAGTCTGAAGAGCATAAGGACCGCATCAAGGGCTTTCTGGTCGAAACCAACCGCCCCGGCTTCAAGGCTTCTGACGTTCACGGCAAGTGGTCGCTGCGCGCTTCGGTCACCTCCGGGTTGTCACTGCAAGACGTTCGCGTGCCGCTGGAAAATCTTCTTCCCGGTTCCGACGGCCTGAAATCCCCGCTGGGCTGCCTGAACCAGGCGCGGTATGGCATTGCCTGGGGCGCGATTGGCGCGGCCATGTCCTGCTATGACACGGCGCTGCAATATTCCCAGGTGCGCAAGCAGTTCCGTGACCAGCCAATTGCATCTCATCAGCTTGTCCAGGAGAAGCTGGCATGGATGATCAGCGAGATCACCAAAGCGCAGCTTCTGGCCCTGCAAGTGGGCCGCCTCAAGGATGCAAATAAAGTTGGGCACCAGCACATCTCCATGGCCAAACGGAACAACGTATGGATGGCCCTGGAGTGTGCACGCATGGCGCGTGACATCCTGGGCGCAAACGGCATTGCCGACGATTACCCGGTGATGCGCCACATGATGAACCTGGAGTCGGTA
- the ybaK gene encoding Cys-tRNA(Pro) deacylase: MKTNAVRLLETLGVQYELREYDVDPDDLAAETVAAKIGMPPEQVFKTLLARGDRHSLCFAVIPANTELDLKALAAATGDRKMELVPVKELLALTGYIRGGVTVLGAKKAFPVFADETIQLWDSISISAGVRGTQMILRPEDYVRATQAVMADIARGK; the protein is encoded by the coding sequence GTGAAAACAAACGCCGTCCGACTGCTCGAAACCCTGGGTGTGCAGTACGAACTGCGCGAATATGACGTTGACCCCGACGATCTGGCGGCGGAGACCGTGGCGGCCAAGATCGGAATGCCGCCGGAGCAGGTCTTTAAGACACTGCTGGCGCGCGGCGATCGCCATTCTCTCTGCTTTGCCGTGATTCCGGCCAACACGGAGCTCGATCTGAAGGCTCTGGCCGCAGCCACGGGAGACCGCAAAATGGAACTTGTCCCGGTCAAAGAGCTGCTGGCGCTCACAGGATATATTCGCGGCGGCGTGACGGTGCTGGGCGCGAAAAAAGCCTTTCCGGTATTTGCCGACGAAACCATCCAGTTGTGGGACTCCATTTCTATCTCCGCCGGTGTTCGCGGCACCCAGATGATTCTGCGGCCGGAAGACTACGTGCGCGCGACCCAAGCCGTGATGGCCGACATTGCGCGCGGAAAGTGA
- a CDS encoding lipocalin family protein, translating into MRMSMITVIASVCAASLRVPAWEGPKPAPLTSVSTVDLKRYIGRWYEIARYPNRFQRECASDTTAEYELKPNGKVGVVNTCRKSDGATKKASGIAKVVDRSNARLKVTFFWPFYGDYWIIGLDPEYRWAVVGEPGRKYLWILSRTPRMTEADYQQAVEQARAAGYDPQRLVKTSQSASLK; encoded by the coding sequence ATGCGGATGTCGATGATTACCGTGATTGCGTCGGTTTGTGCAGCGTCTTTGCGGGTCCCGGCCTGGGAAGGTCCCAAACCTGCTCCGCTCACCAGCGTGAGCACCGTTGACCTGAAACGCTACATCGGAAGGTGGTACGAGATTGCGCGCTATCCCAACCGGTTCCAGAGGGAATGCGCCTCAGATACCACGGCCGAATATGAACTTAAACCCAATGGCAAAGTGGGAGTCGTCAACACCTGCCGCAAGAGTGATGGAGCTACAAAAAAAGCCAGCGGCATAGCTAAAGTGGTTGATCGCTCAAATGCCCGGCTCAAGGTAACTTTTTTCTGGCCGTTCTATGGAGACTACTGGATCATTGGGCTTGATCCGGAATACCGCTGGGCTGTTGTGGGGGAGCCGGGCCGCAAGTATCTATGGATACTAAGCCGAACGCCGCGGATGACTGAAGCCGATTACCAGCAGGCCGTCGAGCAGGCGCGCGCTGCCGGATATGATCCGCAACGACTGGTAAAGACATCGCAATCGGCCAGCTTAAAGTGA
- a CDS encoding protein-L-isoaspartate(D-aspartate) O-methyltransferase, protein MERLEAHRAFFAGLITAQAGLPAGRLSEAFAATPRERFLGPGPWKIFTSTGYITTPTDDPAFLYQDVTVALSEASKINNGQPVLHAVSLSALNPQPGETAIHIGAGTGYYTAILARLVESQGKVLAYEIEPALTELAKANLADMENVTVYQRSGAEGTLPECNLIYVNAGATAPLDIWLDALLPGGRLLFPLTPDGPGGTPGAGGMLLITRVPPDGYSARFLMPVMFINCQGARDEETAKKLAEAFKRGDLRSVRSLRRNTKPDTTCWCEGKGWWLSTAESG, encoded by the coding sequence GTGGAACGTCTGGAAGCGCATAGAGCGTTCTTTGCCGGCCTGATTACGGCGCAAGCAGGCCTGCCCGCTGGACGCCTCTCTGAGGCCTTTGCCGCCACGCCCCGTGAGCGCTTTCTTGGTCCCGGGCCGTGGAAGATTTTTACCAGCACGGGATACATCACCACGCCAACCGACGATCCGGCGTTTCTTTACCAGGACGTGACTGTGGCGCTCTCTGAGGCCAGCAAGATCAATAATGGCCAGCCGGTGCTACACGCGGTGAGTCTTTCCGCGTTGAATCCGCAGCCGGGTGAAACGGCCATCCATATTGGAGCGGGTACCGGATATTACACGGCGATACTGGCGCGGCTGGTCGAGTCGCAGGGAAAAGTTCTTGCCTATGAGATTGAGCCGGCACTGACGGAGCTGGCCAAGGCGAACCTGGCGGACATGGAGAACGTGACGGTCTACCAGCGGTCCGGCGCGGAAGGCACGTTGCCAGAATGCAACCTTATATACGTGAACGCGGGCGCAACCGCGCCGCTGGATATCTGGCTGGATGCGCTGCTTCCCGGCGGACGTCTTCTGTTTCCTCTCACGCCCGATGGTCCCGGCGGAACTCCGGGCGCAGGCGGAATGCTGCTGATTACGCGCGTTCCTCCTGACGGCTACAGCGCAAGGTTCCTGATGCCGGTGATGTTTATCAACTGCCAGGGCGCGCGCGATGAAGAGACAGCAAAGAAGCTGGCGGAGGCGTTTAAGCGCGGTGACTTAAGGAGCGTCCGGTCGTTGCGACGCAACACCAAGCCGGATACAACCTGCTGGTGCGAAGGCAAAGGCTGGTGGTTATCGACGGCGGAAAGCGGTTAG